The sequence TGGGCTTCTGACCCAACTGCCACGTGACCGTGGCACATCAGAACCTCGCCGAGTTGCTGGGAACGGTAGCGAACTGCCACTGGTTCATGCCTTGCAGCGCGCACCTCGAATAGCGGGGCTTGGCGAACACTCATCGACCGCTGTTCCGAGTGATTCTGCGACTTGCCACTTTTTGGAGGCCTTGCCGCGCCGGTTTGGTTCGGCGACACTGCCTCTATTTCAAGTAGTTGTTTCAAAGGGGGTCTTTATGCCCGAGACTTTGGAAAGCCTGTTGTGGTGTGCCGCGATGGCTACGTGGCTGATGCTTCTCTTCAGTATCATGAGTGAGCGCTTGAAGCCTCTCTCGAAACGCCTCGGTCATCTGCTCGAGGTTGCGTTCAGGCTGAGAGCGAAGTGATGCCGTGACGAGGGCGGCGCAGCGACGTCGGGCAAGCTGGCGGAGCTGCGCGTCGACTTGGCCATGTCGAACGAATTGAGCCGCTCTATCGTGCGGCCGCACGCGCGGCTGCACGCTGCGGAAGAGGCTGAAATGACCGATGCTGATAAAGCATGATCCGGAAAAATGCGAAGCGGTTTTCCGGAAAGATCATGCGTAAACAACAACCCAAAGCGCGATGACGATTCACTCAAATCTCATCGCGCTTTTGACCTGCCATCCTCCGGTCGAGGGAGAACCGGCCCGCTCCGGTGACAAAGATCAACAGAGCGCCTCCCATGATGGAGATGTTCTTCAGGAAATGATTGTACTGCCCGATCTGCTGCGCACCGGCGGGGTATTCCCAGTAACGATGTCCGATCGCGGTCGCCGAGAATACGAACAGAAAAACCAGGACCGCGCAGTAGCGCGTGGCAACGCCGAGGACCAGACAAGCCGACATCAATATCTCCACCGCGACGGTGGCCGCCGTGAACAATTGGGGCGCGGGAAGGTTCAGCGACCGAAAATAGGCGACTGAGCCACTGAAATTGGTGAGCGCGGCGTATGCGCT comes from Bradyrhizobium sp. CCGE-LA001 and encodes:
- a CDS encoding DoxX family protein, with the protein product MADSAIVIRSPMLKCRRQQDDKAVTMSFRFPWPTSETDTFATKYADVLILVGRILLAWVFVGSAYAALTNFSGSVAYFRSLNLPAPQLFTAATVAVEILMSACLVLGVATRYCAVLVFLFVFSATAIGHRYWEYPAGAQQIGQYNHFLKNISIMGGALLIFVTGAGRFSLDRRMAGQKRDEI